AAAAATTGTTTCGGGCGACTCCATCACGCCTTGTTTTCCTTTTTCAAGAAGCTTATTACGTCCTCGAATTTCGCTAGGTTTGCGGCGTCGGCGTCAACGAGGTTTTGGTGCGCGTCGAGAATCGCCGAGGTCGGCGCGGACGCCGACGGCAGGGTGTCGCCGAGGTTCGCGTCAATCGAGCCGTCCGAGATTTTTACGAGCCTTGCTATTCCGAGGTTTTCCACGAGTTCGCGGTTGCGTTCGTTGAGGTTGAGCAGCAGCAGTTCGCCGTCCGACTTTTTGAGTTTCAACGCCACACCCGCAATCATTCCCAGAAACGTGCTGTCCATGCCCGTGCATTTTTCGAGCTGGACAAGCACTTTCGTACAGCCCTTTTCGACCGCCGACGCGAAGAATTCCCCCGCGCTTCGGCAGTTCAGATAGCCAGCCTTTCCCGCAACCGCCAGCATTGCGGTTTTGCCGCAAATTCTAACGAGATATTTTGTTTCTTCACCCATAGTGATTTGAGCGGAAAAGACCGATTATTTGTTAAGGATTTTTTTCAGGACGTATGGCAGAATGCCCGCCTCCTTATAGAAATCCACTTCAATCGGCGTGTCCACGCGCAGGAGCAGTTCGGCGGTTTTCACCGAGCCGTCGGGCTTCGTTATTTTGAGCGTCGCCTTTGCGGCGGGCTTGATTTCGCCATCTATCGTGAACGTTTCCGTTCCGTCTATTCCCAGCGACGCAGCGTCTTCGCCGTTTGTGAATTCGTAGGGCAGAACTCCCATTCCCACGAGATTGCTGCGGTGGATTCTTTCGAAAGACTTCGCCACAACCGCCCTCACTCCGAGCAGCTTCGTTCCCTTTGCCGCCCAGTCGCGCGAGCTTCCCATGCCGTAGTCTATTCCGCCGAAAACAATCAGCCCTTCGCCGCGCTTGCGGTATTCCTCCGCCGCGTCGAAGATTGACACGTTTTCGCCCGCGCCGTCGATTTTCGTGTAGCCGCCTTCGACGCCGCCCGCCATTTTGTTTTTTATGCGGACGTTCGCGAAAGTGCCGCGCGTCATGACTCTGTCGTTGCCGCGTCTCGATCCGTAGGAGTTGAAGTCCTTTTGTTCCACGCCGTGTTCGCGCAGGTATTTGCCCGCGGGGCCGTCGGGGCGGATTGCGCCCGCGGGCGAGATGTGGTCGGTCGTGACCGAATCTCCGAGGATTGCGAGCGGGCGCAGGTTTTGCAGTCCCGCGATTTTCGGCGCGCCCATTGTGAACTCTTCGAAGAACGGCGGGTTCTGAATGTAGGTGCTGTCGGGATTCCACTTGTAGACGCTTCCCGCCGAGCTTTCGATTTTCTGCCAGCGGTCGGGCCCGCGCATGTCGGAGTAGCGTTTTTTGAACATCTCGCTCTTGACGTTCTTTGCGACCGTTTCGGCGACTTCGCGCGAGGACGGCCAAATGTCGGAGAGGTACACGTCTTTGCCGTCGGGCGTTTTTGCGAGCGGCTCCCTGTCGAAGTCGATGTCGATTCTGCCTGCGATTGCGAACGCCACGACGAGCGGCGGGCTCATGAGGTAGTTCGCTTTGAGGAGCGCGTGCACGCGCGCTTCGAAGTTTCTGTTGCCCGAAAGCACGCTTGCGCATGCGAGGTCGTTTGCCTTTACCGCTTCGGAAATTTCGTCGTCAATCGGCCCCGAGTTGCCTATGCAGGTTGCGCAGCCGTAGCCCGCGAGGTTGAAGCCGAGCATGTCGAGGTACTTTTGAAGCCCCGCCGATTCGAGATAGTCGGACACCACGCGCGAGCCGGGGGCGATTGTGGTCTTGACGTATTTCGGCGGCTTGATTCCGAGTTCCGCCGCCTTTTTAGCCACAAGACCCGCCGCTACCATAACAGAGGGGTTCGACGTGTTTGTGCAGCTTGTTATCGCCGCGATGAGCACGCTGCCGTCGCCGATTTTGCCTTTCGAGGTTTCGGCTTCTGCGGACTTTTTGCCTTTTGTTTCGGCGATGAAAGTTTCGAACGATTTTTTGACGTCGGCAAGCTCGATTCTGTCCTGCGGGCGCTTCGGGCCCGCGATTGCGGGCTTCACTTTCGAGAGGTCAAGTTCGAGCGTTTTTGTGTAGTCGCACTCGCCTTTGAGCGGTATGCCGAAGATTCCCTGTTCCTTGAAGTAGTCGCGGACGAGCGCGATTTGCTTTTCGCTTCTGCCGCTCAGGCGCAGGTATTCGAGCGTCGTTTCGTCAACGGGGAAGTAGCCCATTGTCGCGCCGTATTCGGGAGCCATGTTGGCGATTGTCGTTCTGTCGGCAAGAGACAGCTTTCTTGCGCCTTCGCCGAAGAATTCCACGAATTTGCCCACGACCTTTTCCTTTCTGAGCATTTGCGTAACGAACAGCGCGAGGTCCGTCGCCATGACGCCCTCCGCCAGTTCGCCCGAAACGTGCACGCCCACAACTTCGGGCACTTTGAAGTACACGGGCTGTCCGAGCATGCCCGCTTCCGCCTCGATTCCGCCGACGCCCCAGCCTACGACGCCAAGCCCGTTAATCATCGTTGTGTGCGAGTCCGTGCCTACGAGCGTGTCGGGGTAGAAGATTGTTTCGCCGTCCTCTTTGCCCTCAAAGACGAGCCGCGCAAGGTACTCCATGTTGATTTGGTGGATAATGCCCGTCGAGGGCGGCACGACCGAAAACGTCTTGAACGCCTGCTGCCCCCATTTGAGGAATTCGTATCTTTCGCGGTTGCGCTCGAACTCCTTTTCGAGGTTCTTTTCGAAAGCTTCGGGGACTCCCGCGCAGTCCATCTGCACCGAGTGGTCGACGACCAAGTCCACGGGCACGAGCGGCTCGACCACCGCGGGGTCTTTGCCCTGTTTTGCGGCGGCGTCGCGCATTGCCGCGAGGTCTACGAGCAGCGGAACGCCGGTGAAGTCCTGCAAAACGATTCTCGAAACAACGAATGGTACTTCGTAGTCGCCGGGGTTTGCCGCGTTCCACGCCGCGAGCTTTTTGACGTCGGCTTCCGTGGCGCGGTTGCCGTCGCAGTTTCTGAGCACGCTTTCGAGCACAATCTTTATGCCCACGGGCAGTCTCGACACGTCGAAGCCCGATTTTTCAAGCTCTTTGAGGCTGTATATATAACCCTTTGCGCCGCCTTCTTCCGACGCAAACTTTTTCAGTGTATTGAGCGGATTTTTCATGTATAAAATTCCTCTAATCTTCGTTTTTTTCGGCGTCCTCAATCTCGACCGTGCATTCCCCGACGAGCTTGTCTTCGACGGTGTCGATTCTGATACGCATGCGCTGTTCCTTCAAGTAGAGACGTTCGCCTTTTTCGGGGAATCTGCCAAGCAAAAAAGTAATCAAACCGCCGAAAGTGGAGACTTCGTCGGTATCGAAATCTACGTCGAGAAAGTCCTCCACGCTTCTGAGTGTGGCGCGTCCGCGCACGAGGTATTTTTTGCGTCCGAGGGCCTTGATGTCGCTTGTGCGCGAGCGGTCGAACTCGTCGCGGATTTTCCCGACAAGCTCTCCGAGCGCGGCGTCGAGCGTAAGCACCCCGATGACCCCGCCGAATTCGTCCTCCACCAGAGCCATGTGCAGCCTGTATTTCAGAAGCTTTGCGAGCGCGCTTTCGAGCTTGTCGTTCTCCCTCACGCGGAACGTCTCGCGGCGGATTTTCATGAAGTCTATCGCGTCGGGGTTCGCCACGCCGCCGTTTATGAAAATGTCCTTGATGTGGACAATCCCGAAGCAGTTGTCGAGGTCGTCCTTGCAGAGCGGGTAGCGCGTGTGGTTCGACTCCGTCGCCCGCGCGACGTTTTCGGCGTTCGAGCATTCGGTGTCGAGGTACACAACCTGGCTTCGCGGCAGCATTACGTCGCTTGCGTCAAGCTCCTGCAATTTGAAGGCGTTTTTTACGATTTTCCCCGTGTAGGGCGTGATTGCCTCCGCGTCGTTTTCTTCGGCGCGGAGCATCATTTCAACGTCGATGTAGTCGAAGCCGACTTCGAGGTCTTTGAGCTTTTTCGGCAGGAGTCTTGCCCCCAGTCGTCTCGACAGGAATTCGAAAGGCAGAAAAACCGCGAACGCAGCGTACATTGCGCCCCCGAGTTTCGCCATCGTCTTTTCGGGGAAGTTGCGCCCCAGCCGCATTGCGGGAATGTCGAACACCGCGTACTGCACGAACAGCACCGCCAACGCAGCCGCCACCGCGATTGCCGCGCCCGAAAACGTGGAGGGGCGAGCTCCGCAGACAAGCTCGTCCATTCCGTCCGCCGCGAAGTACGCCATGACCGTGCCCACAGCGAACAGAAACCTGCGGCCGAGCGAGACGACCGACGCCGTCTTTTCGGAGTTCAGCACGCAGTACTTCGCCGCGCCCGAAAGCTTGGGCTTTTCGGGCTTGTTGAGGTTCGCGAATTTGTACGCCGCCACCGCAACCGACGCCGCCGCGAGGCACGAGCCCGCCGCCGTCGCCGCCAGCGCAAGCGACGCGCACAACGCTATCTGCCAGACGGGCGACATTCTATTTTGCGAATTTCGAAAGTTCGTCTATGCAGCGCTCGTTCTGTTCGGGCTTGCCGATTGTGATTCGCAGCCATTCGGGCAGTCCGTAGCCGACGTTCGGGCGCACGATTACCCCGCGCTTTTGCATCTGCACAAACACGTCGGGCGCGTTTTCCACTTTTACCATTACGAAATTCGCGCCGTCCGAATAGTATTCGAAGCCTAGCCTTTCGAAAGCCTCCACAAACTGCTTTCTGCCCGCGTTGTTCACGCGCCTGCTTTCCTCCACAAATTCGGTGTCGTCGAGAGCCGCCAGCGCGCCTACCTGCGCAAGGCTGTTTACGTTGAAGGGCTCGCGCACTCTGTTGATGTAGCCCGCAAGCTCTTCCGACGAGTACGAGTAGCCTATTCTAAGCCCCGCCAAGCCGTAGATTTTCGAGAACGTGCGCAGGCAGATTACATTGCGGCCCTCCGCGATGAGCGGGCGCAAGTCAACCTGTTCGTCCTGATATTCCGTGTAGGCTTCGTCGTAGCAGAACACGACGTGTTCGGGGAGAGAGCGCACAAAGTTTTCCACTTCCGACTGCTTCACGACGCAGCCCGTGGGGTTGTTGGGGTTTGTCATGAAAACGATTTTCGTTTTGTCGCTCACGGCGTCGCGCAGGGCGTCGAGGTCGTATTTTAGGTTGGGCATGGGCACGGCGACGCATTTGCCGCCCATGAAAATGGTCGCCAGTTTGTAGACGATGAACGACTGCGCGCCGAAGACGGTTTCGTCGCCCCTGTCCACAAAGCACTGCGCTATGAATTCGAGAAGCTCGTTCGAGCCGTTTCCGAAAGCGAACTGCGAGGGTTGCAAGCCCCACTTTTTTGCGAGTTTCTGGCGCAGCTCGTAGCAGCCGCCGTCGGGGTAGTAGTTGAGCGTTTCGAGGTGCTTTGATACCGCCGCGACCGCCTTGGGCGACGGGCCGAGGGGGTTTTCGTTGGACGCCATTTTCAAAATTCCGTCGGGGTCAAGCCCGAACTCCCGCGCGACGTATTCGATTGGTTTTCCCGTTTCGTAAACGGGCAGGTTTTTGATTTGCGATTTTACCGTATTTTCAAGCTTCATGATAACTCTATAAATAATCTCCTTTAACTATGTATATAGCCACGGCTTTTGCAAGGCAGATATTGCGCTATTTTCACCGCGGCGGCGTTTCGGGCGCGTCCGCGCCTTCCGCAAAAAACGCGTTCGGCGCAATTCAAACGGAGGCGAATCGGCTCAAAATATGGCGAATTTACCCGAAATACGGCTCACGGTGAGCCGAAAAGCCTCAAAAAACTTGACATTTTGAGCTGAAAACCGATTTTTAGTGTATGTCGATTTTAGATGAAATCTTAGGGTTTCTCCACTACAATCCCGATTCTACAAGGTCGGAGATAGCGGAAAACCTCGCAAACCCGCCGAGTCCTTCGAGCATGAAGCGTCTTTTGTCGGACGCCGTAGAAAACGGCATGATTGCTATTGACGGGCGCGGGCGGGCGTCGCGCTATAGCATAACGCCGAAAGCCCACCTGTTGCGCACCTACGACGTAGACGAGTATTTCAAAAAGGAAATCGACGAGCGCACGGTTCAGACGTCGTTCAACTTCGATTTGCTCGAAAACCTTTTGCCCAAAGTGGAGCTTTTCAGCGGCGACGAAATGCGCCGTCTCGACGCCCTGCAACGGAAGTTCACGGAGAACATTTCGAAAATTTCGGCGGACTCCTACAACGCGGAAATGGAGCGGCTCGGCATAGATTTGAGCTGGAAGTCGTCTCAAATAGAGGGCAACACGTATTCGCTTTTGGAGACCGAGCGGCTTTTGCGCGAGCGCAAGCAGGCGGACGGGAAAAGCCGCGAAGAGGCTATCATGCTTTTAAACCACAAAGAGGCGCTGCGCTTTCTTCTCGAAAATCCCGACTATTTGCAGTCGCTTTCCGTAAGCCGAATCGAAGACGTGCACAGCATTCTTGTGCGCGACTTGAACGTAGAGCGCAATATCCGCAGGAGCAGGGTGGGAATCACCGGCACGAATTACAGACCGCTCGACAACGACTTCCAGATAAGGAAGGCGATGGAGCTTGCGTGCAATCTGATAAACGGGCGCAAAAACGTTTTCGAAAGGTCGATGTTGTCGGTTTTGCTGCTGTCGTATATCCAGCCGTTTGCGGACGGCAACAAGCGCACTTCGCGGATTGTGGGCAACGCTGTTTTGATTGCCGAAAAATGCTGTCCGCTGTCGTTTAGAAGCGTCGATTCGCTCAAATACAAGGAGGCGGTTCTGGTGTTCTATGAGCAAAACAACATAAGCGCGTTCAAAAAAATATTCATCGACCAGTACGATTTTGCCGTGAACACTTATTTTTGAGTTCCCCCCGATTTTTCAGCAAAGGCAAAATATGTTTGCGTGTCGGGGTTTGCGTGCCAAACTGTACTCAACTAACAAAGGTTTTTTTATGCTGATTTTCTGTACGGGCGCGACTGGGCTTGTCGGCTACAATTTCATAAAGGCGGCGTCGGAGGCGGGGCACCGCGTCGTTGCGGTTTCGCATTCGCACGGGCTTCCGCAGTTCAAGGGGGTCGAACAAATGAAAATCGACCTCGCCGACACCGCGGCTGTTCAACGCGCGGTTCTCGACGCGTTCCCCGAAATGGTCGTAAACTGCGCGGCGATTTCAAGCCCCGCAGACGTGGACGCAAAGCCCGAACTCGCCGAGAAAATGAACACGGTGCTCCCCGAAACTTTGGCGATCCTCGCCAAGCACGTCAACGCGCGCCTGATTCACATTTCGACCGACATGGTTTTCGACGGCTCGTGCCCGCCCTACAAAAATACCGACGTTCCCATGCCAGCAACCCTCTACGGCACAACGAAGCTCATGGCGGAAAAGCGGGTTCTGAAAATCTGCGCGCCGTCGAGCGTCGTGTTGCGCCTAAGCCACGTCAGCGGAAACAGCCTCACTACAAAACGCTCGCTGCACGAAAAGCTTTTGCGCTCTTGGGCGGCGGGAAAGCCCGTATCGGCGCGGACGGACGAAATCAAGTGCCCGCTTTCCGCGTCGAGGCTCGCCGACCTGCTTTGCGAGCTTTGCGAACGCCCGAACGTCAGCGGCATTTACCACTACGCGGGGCTTGAACCCGTCAGCCGCTACGACATGGCCGCGCGCATCGCAAAGCACTTCGGGCTTGACCCGCAAAAATACGTCGTGCCGACAACGGGCGACAGGCGCGTAGATTTGACCATGGACATGTCGTGCCTTGCCGCCCGCGTGAAAACGCGCTCGTGCATGTTCGACGAACTTTTCGACGAAATGCGCGTGCCCGCCGACGTCGAAGACTGGCTCAAAGCCGAGGGAAAGCTGCCCGTCAAACGCTTCAAACTGTGATGGCGCGTGATTCGAAAACGTCGGCGTTGTCGGGGCTTTTTGCGGCTTTCGCGCTTCTTGCGTTCTCCGCGTGTTTTGCGCGGGCGGAGGTGTCGGCGCAAAACCTTTCGGGCGCGGCTTTGAAGCCGCTTGCGGAGTCTTTCCGCGCGGGGCTTGCAAAGTGCGGCGCAAAGTCGGGCGCGGTTTGCGCGGCGGCTCGCGGGCGGATAATTTTCGGCGCGGATTTTTCGGAGGGAAGCGGGCGCGTCTACCCGCTCGGAAACACGTCCCAGCCTCTGCTTTCGCTTATGCTGGCGGCGATGGAATCCGACGGAGAATTGGCGGCGGACTGGCGCGTCGCGCGGCACTGCTCGTATTTCAAGCCCGCCGACAGCCCCGCGACTTTCGACGACCTTCTCTCCATGCGGGCGGGCTTCGAGCCTTACGCCGATTCGCTCGTTCCGCCCGACGCCGACGCGTTCGAATTTTTCGGAATCGCAGCCCAGTTGCCCCGCGCCGCAAACGGTTTCTTCGCGAGGTCGCGAGCAAGCGCGGCTTTGGCGGGCTACGCAATGGCGTATGTTTCCGACAAGAAATCGCGCAATCTGAAAAAGGCGTTCGCCGCGTGCGCAAAAAAATACCTCTTCGAGCCGCTTGAATTTTCGTCGCCGCGCTTCGCGTCTTTCGACAAGCCCGACTTCCCCGCGACCGCGTTCGCGCTGACCGTTCCCGACTGCGCAAAATGGCTCGAATGCGAAACCGCCGACAGCCCGAAAATCGCGACCCGCGCCGCGCTGGACTCTCGCCGCAACCCTCGCGATTCCGACTGCAAATTCGGCGGCGGCTGGACTTCCTCGACCGAATGCGGCGTCTCGTTCCGCGTGTCGGCGGACTACTTCGAGGGCTGCGCGAACGTCGTTGCGGTGTTCCCCGCCGAGCGCGTCGCGGTGGCGTTTTTCGCCGCCTCGCGCGACGCAAAGGGCGCGGCGAAACTCTGCGCCGACTCGCTTTCGCAATTCGTAAAAATTCTTTCAAACGCACAATGAAAACCGACTTTTTTAAATCAGTTCTGCTCTTCGTTTCCGCCGCTTTCGCGCTTCCGGCGTTCGGCTCTTTGAAATTCGCGTTCGTTGCTCCCGACGCCCTCACGCCGCAAAATGCCGCCGTCTTCAACGGCATGCGCGACGCGTTTGCGGAGCTTCAATCGCGCTACGGAAAAACCTTCGAGGTCGAGTACATCGACGCCCGCCTCTCCGCCGAAAACCAGGCAAAACAGCTCGGCGGGGCGTATATAGGCGGCTTTGCGGGCGCGGTCGTTCTGCCCGTAGAATGCGCGAAGCCGCTTTCCGAAAAAATTTCCGCGCTGGCGGACAGGGGCTTTCCCGTAGCGCTCGTAGGCTCGGACATGCCCGAATCGAAACGCCTGTGCTTTGTAGGCGACGACCGCGACTCTTTCGGGAAAATTCTTTCCGGGCTTATCGCCGAGCTTTCGCGCGGAAAAAAATTCTCGCTTTTCTGCTATTTCAGGGGCGCGCCGTCCGCCGACATTCCGCCGACCGACACCGCCGAAATCTCCGCGCTTTTGGGCGGCGCAATGCCGCTCGACGCGTACAAAGAGGCGGTTTCGAAATACAATCCCAAGCTTGTCTCCGCCGACTACTACTCGGTTTACGCGCGGCAAAATTCCGTGGAAATCATGCGGCGCGACGACTACGGCGAGCTGTTTTTCAGCCCCTATTTGCTCGCCGACATGCAGCCCATTAAGCGCGATTCCGACAGGCTTTTCGCTGTTTGCGTAGGCGCGGTTCCGCAGCTTGAACGCTATCTTGCCGACTCCTCCGTCAACGCGTGCGTTTTCGGCGACTACTACGGCTGGGGCTATTTTGCGGCGCGCGCACTCGCGGAAAAGGCGGTCGGGAAAAGCAATCCCGAAAAAGAAGTGCGCTTGTTGAAGCCGCTCGTTGCGACCCCAAAAAATCTCAACTCATTCATCTCAGATTGGAAACGCTGGATAAAGTAGGCGCGTTAGACGGCGCGTGAAAGCACTTCCCTAAGGGCGTTTCCCTGTACGCCCAGACCGCTCGCGTACGAAAGTACGCCACGCGCCCTGTGCGCACAGGAAAGCCACCCTTATGAAAGCACTTTGACGCGCCTAACAAGTGAGTGCTATCGCACGAAGATTTTTAGAGTGCGCTGGGATAAAAGCGGGGTGGGGCGGTAGGCGGAGAATTTGCGTTTGCGGATTTTCGTTTTTTTTATCCGCGCAAAGCGCGTCTATTTAATTAGTTTCTGTCTGATATTCGTCAATTTCAATTCCAGTAATTGCCAACGGCAATACGAACTAAAACAGAAAAGGCGCGGTTATAGCCGCGCCGCATAATCACAGAAAGGAGCGAAGCTCCGACGAGTGGCGCGGCTCGCGTCTGAAATAAGGCTTGCATAATGGAGGTGTGGTGTTAAGGTTTTGGATAAAAGTACAGTTTATGAAAAAATTTGCGTATATAACGATGATGGTAGCGTCGGCGGTGTCGGCGTTTGGTCAGGCCGATGTTGAGTCGTCTTCGGCGTCGGTTGCGTCAACGCTTGCGGGCGGCGCGTCGGCGGTTCGCGACATTGCTCCCGAGATGTCGCTGTCGCTTTTGAGCGTGTCGGCGTCGGTTGGGTACGAATCGCAGTACATGTTCCGCGGCGAGAAGTTCGCGGGGCATTCAATCCAGCCGAAAGTAGAGTTTGCATACCCCGTGTACGGCTTCGACATCTACGCGGGCGCGTGGGCTAACACCCCCGTTGAGGGCAACAAGGGCGGGCTTACGGAAATCGACATTTACGGCGGCGTGAATTACTATTATAAGTCGATGCGCCTCGATGTCGGGTATATCCTCTACTACTATCCCGACTCCGACCAGACCCATAACAAGCTTTCGCGCGACATGGAAGTTTACGTCGGCGGCGCGTTCGACACCTCCGCATACCTCGACGGAATCAACCTCAACCCCTCCGCGTACTATTTCTACAACTGGATTCTCAAACAGCAGGTTGTCGAAATCTCGCTTTCGTACAGCATTCCCGTTGGCGAGCAGCTGCTCGACGACGCGCGTTTCACGCTTCCCGTCAGCGTCTACGGCGGCTACTTGACGTCGGGCAGAAAGAACGGCGACAACGGCAGCCCCGACAGCGGCGTTTCCTATTTCTACTGGGGCGTCAGCGGCGACATCGCTTTCGCCATTACCGACTATTGCACAATCAGCGGCGGTATCCGCTATTCGATGCGCGAGGGCGGCAACGAGGGCGACCCCGTAGACCACTACCCCTTGCAGGGCAGGGAAAACAACCTCTGGTTCGGCGGCAAAGTCGATTTCGGCTTCTAAGCCGACATTCCGCGCTTGCGGAGTCGGGTTTGCATTCTTTCAATACACGGCGCGGTTTTTCGACCGCGCTTTTTTTGCGTAATTTTTCCCGAATAAAAATCCCTCCACGCGCCAAATAAAAGCCCGCATGTTTTGCGGGCTTTGACGCTATGCGCTTTGCAAAAACACTGAACGCGCGGGCGCAAAAAAAGGCGCGGAATTTCCGCGCCTTTTTGTTTTTTGAAATGTCGGGGAAATTAGGCGTTGAGAGCCGCCGTTGCCTCTTCCGCGTTCTTGCGGATAGCCGCCCAGTCGCGCTCGTTGATGAGCTTTGCGGGGGCAATCCACGAACCGCCGATTGCAGCCACCAGCGGCGACGAAAGGTATTCGCCCATGTTCGCAAGCTTCAAGCCGCCGAGGGGAATGAAGCTTACGCCGAGGTGCTTGTAGGGGGCAGCCATGCTTTCGAGGTGCTTCATGCCGCCTGTCGTGCCCGCGGGGAAGTACTTCATGAGCGTGCAGCCGTGTTCGAGCGACTGCTCGATTTCGCTGGGCGTCATGATTCCGGGGGCGAAGGGCAGACCCGCCTTTTGCGCGGCGTCAATCACGCGGACGTTGCAGCCGGGGCTTACGGCGAAATCCGCGCCGCGCCTCTTGGCTTCCTCCGCCTGTTCGGGCGTCAAAACCGTGCCGATGCCGAGCATGATTTTCTGCGCCTTTTCGACAATCGCCGACGCGCATTCGAACGCGTTGGGCGTGCGGAGCGTAAGCTCGATTGCCTTGATGCCGCCGTCGGCGAGGGCGTTTGCCAAATCGACGGCGTCGTTTTTGTCGTTTACGCTAAGAACCGCGACAATGCGCGCTTCCCTTACTTTTTCAGCCAAAGTTTTCATGTCGTCGAGCTTGGCGCATTCTCATTCGATTGCAAATTAAATTTTGCGCCAATTTGCGGATTCCCGCGATTTTTTTTGCCGCGCCCGATTTGCGCCGCGCAAAGGCTTGGCTTCCACACGCGGAATGCGCGGCGTCGGCGGGGCATGCGGCTGATTTTGAAAACGCGGAATCTGCTTGCCGCACGCGCGGAGTCGGCTTCGCGGGCGCGGGCGTTTAGCGTTCCCCGCCGTTGCGGACGCCCGACTTGAAAGCTTCGAATTTTTGCGTGTCGAAAATAATGTCGATTGCGCCGATTTTGTCCGCGGGGAAGCCAGCCGGCGCGAGCACGTTTTCGAGGACGTATTTTTTCAGCGAAACTTCGGCGTCGATTCTCGCGCGGAGCATGTTTTGCGCGCTTTTGGAACGCTCGGCGAGGTACTGCGGGAACTCGCTTTTTTTTGTACTCGGCGATTTTCGCGTTGACGCCGTCGGAAATCGAGCTTTCGCGGACGTCGCATTTGATTTCGGAGTACTTGACGGGCGTTTCGCATTCGAGCGCGTCGAAGTAGAACGCGAAGCGCAGCATGCCGTCGTCCGACTTGCTCGTGTCGAATTTCAGCCCTCTGAACGGAATGTAGTACTGGTAGTGCGCCACCGCCTC
The Opitutia bacterium KCR 482 genome window above contains:
- a CDS encoding substrate-binding domain-containing protein, with amino-acid sequence MKTDFFKSVLLFVSAAFALPAFGSLKFAFVAPDALTPQNAAVFNGMRDAFAELQSRYGKTFEVEYIDARLSAENQAKQLGGAYIGGFAGAVVLPVECAKPLSEKISALADRGFPVALVGSDMPESKRLCFVGDDRDSFGKILSGLIAELSRGKKFSLFCYFRGAPSADIPPTDTAEISALLGGAMPLDAYKEAVSKYNPKLVSADYYSVYARQNSVEIMRRDDYGELFFSPYLLADMQPIKRDSDRLFAVCVGAVPQLERYLADSSVNACVFGDYYGWGYFAARALAEKAVGKSNPEKEVRLLKPLVATPKNLNSFISDWKRWIK
- the eda gene encoding bifunctional 4-hydroxy-2-oxoglutarate aldolase/2-dehydro-3-deoxy-phosphogluconate aldolase; translated protein: MAEKVREARIVAVLSVNDKNDAVDLANALADGGIKAIELTLRTPNAFECASAIVEKAQKIMLGIGTVLTPEQAEEAKRRGADFAVSPGCNVRVIDAAQKAGLPFAPGIMTPSEIEQSLEHGCTLMKYFPAGTTGGMKHLESMAAPYKHLGVSFIPLGGLKLANMGEYLSSPLVAAIGGSWIAPAKLINERDWAAIRKNAEEATAALNA
- a CDS encoding TorF family putative porin; this translates as MKKFAYITMMVASAVSAFGQADVESSSASVASTLAGGASAVRDIAPEMSLSLLSVSASVGYESQYMFRGEKFAGHSIQPKVEFAYPVYGFDIYAGAWANTPVEGNKGGLTEIDIYGGVNYYYKSMRLDVGYILYYYPDSDQTHNKLSRDMEVYVGGAFDTSAYLDGINLNPSAYYFYNWILKQQVVEISLSYSIPVGEQLLDDARFTLPVSVYGGYLTSGRKNGDNGSPDSGVSYFYWGVSGDIAFAITDYCTISGGIRYSMREGGNEGDPVDHYPLQGRENNLWFGGKVDFGF